The Bacillota bacterium genome contains a region encoding:
- a CDS encoding type II toxin-antitoxin system VapC family toxin encodes MTRLLAPDLLIAEVGNVLWKKTRYHEINSDDARAIIHAITVHCPLTIIPAIDLMPAALDIALNMGLTVYDSLYLALTIAAKAILITADSELVKLAAKSPFSEQTVLLQ; translated from the coding sequence ATTACTAGGCTGTTAGCACCGGACTTGTTAATAGCTGAAGTTGGAAATGTTCTTTGGAAAAAAACACGGTATCACGAAATTAACAGTGATGATGCCAGGGCAATAATCCATGCCATTACTGTTCATTGCCCTTTGACAATAATACCTGCGATAGATTTGATGCCGGCAGCTTTAGATATTGCATTAAATATGGGGCTGACAGTTTATGATAGCCTTTACCTGGCATTGACAATAGCCGCGAAAGCAATCCTGATTACAGCAGATAGTGAGTTAGTTAAACTGGCAGCAAAATCCCCTTTCTCTGAACAAACTGTCTTACTGCAATAA